DNA sequence from the Streptomyces cinnabarinus genome:
TTACTGGATCCCGCGGCACTCCCGGCGGGTCTTCGTCCACCGCGTCGACATGGTGTGCGGGGTGGGCCACGACCATGCCGACGGCGCCCGCTACCACCACCTCCCGCGGGTCGTCTCCGACCTCGGCGTCTTCGACTTCGCCACGCCGGACCACTCGATGCGGCTGGCCTCGGTGCATCCCGGGGTGAGTGTCGAGGAGGTCCGGGAGGCGACCGGCTTCGCGCTGACGGTCCCGGACGAGGTGCCGTACACGCGTGCTCCGACGCCCGCCGAACTGCGTCTGATCCGCGAGGTGATCGACCCGGAGAACACCCGCGCGCGGGAGGTGGACCACTGATGGAGACCGCGCTGACCCGGCTGACCGGGGTGCGGCATCCGCTGGTGCAGACCGGGATGGGCTGGGTGGCCGGTCCCCGGCTGGTCTCCGCCACGGCGAACGCGGGCGCCCTCGGCATCCTGGCCTCCGCCACCATGACCGTGGACCGGCTGCGGGAGGCGGTCCGGGAGGTCAAGTCCCGTACGGACGCGCCGTTCGGGGTCAATCTCCGCGCGGATGCGGCGGACGCCGGTGACCGGGTCCGGGTCATCGTCGACGAGGGTGTGCGGGTCGCCTCCTTCGCGCTCGCACCCTCGCCCGGGCTGATCGCCGAGCTGAAGGAGGCGGGCGTGGTGGTGATCCCGACCGTGGGCGCGCGGCGGCATGCCGAGAAGGTCGCGGGCTGGGGCGCGGACGCGGTGATCGTGCAGGGCGGTGAGGGGGGCGGGCACACCGGGGAGGTGGCGACGAGCGTGCTGCTGCCGCAGGTGGTGGACGCGGTGCGGATCCCCGTCGTCGCGGCGGGCGGCTTCTTCGACGGGCGGGGTCTGGTCGCCGCGCTCGCCTACGGGGCGGCGGGCGTCGCCATGGGCACCCGCTTCCTGCTGACCTCGGACTCCACCGTCCCGGACGCCGTGAAGGCGCGCTATCTGGCGGCGACGGTCCGGGACGTCACCGTGACCACGGCGGTCGACGGTCTGCCGCACCGCATGCTGCGTACGGAACTGGTCGAGTCGCTGGAGCGCTCCGGCCGTACGAAAGCCCTGGTCGGGGCCGTACGCCGGGCCGCGGGGTTCCAGCGGCTGTCGGGGCTCTCCTGGCGCCGGATGATCCAGGACGGGCGGGCGCTGCGCCACGGCAAGGACCTGACCTGGAGCCAGGTCCTGCTCGCCGCGAACACTCCGATGCTGCTCAAGGCGTCGATGGTGGACGGCCGTACGGATCTCGGGGTGATGGCGTCCGGACAGGTCGCCGGAGTCATCGACGACCTGCCCTCGTGCGCGGAGCTGGTGGACCGGATCATGGCCGAGGCCGTGCAAACCCTGGGCGCGCTGGCGGCGGGCGGTGCTTCAATGCGCGCATGACGGAGACGATCAAGGAGCCCTGGGGGCTCAGTGTTTTTGGTGCGGGCGACGTGCGGGCGGAGCCTCAGCTGGTCCGGGTGAAGCTCGGCGTGGAGGTGCTGGAGCCCGCCCCGGAGGCGGCGTTCCACGAGGCGGGCGCGGCGGTGACCCGGCTGCGTGAGGTGCTGCGCGGACACGGCATACCGGATGCCTCGGTGTCGGGTTCGCGGCTGCGGCTCAACTCGGAGTACGGCCATGCCAATGGCACCCGGAAGTTCCTCGGCTACTACTGCCAGGCCCAGTACGTCATCGAGACCGAGGCGCTGGACGACCTCCAGCAGCTCATGGTCGACGTGGTGGAGGCCGGTGCGCGCAGCATCGACAGCGTCGAGTTCGACGTGCACGACAAGCCGGCCCTGCGGGACGAGGCGCGCCGCAGGGCGGTGACCGCCGCCCGCCGCAAGGCCGAGGTGTACGCGGACGCGGCGGGCGTGCATCTGGGGCCCGTGGTGCACATCCAGGACGTGGACGCGGAGTCGTACGAGTTCCGTCAGTACCGTGGGCACGGTGGCGGTGGCGGCGGTGCCTCGGCCAATGACCTCGCGCCGGGGATGGTGCAGGTGGCCGCCGGGGTGGTGCTGGGCTTCTCGCTGGGCCGCTGACGCCCTCCCGGCGGGCCGACGGCTGACCTCACACCCGCTCGATGATCGTCACATTGGCCTGTCCCCCGCCCTCGCACATGGTCTGGAGCCCGAACCGGCCGCCGGTGCGCTCCAGTTCGTGCAGGAGGGTCGTCATCAGGCGTACGCCGGTGGCGCCCAGGGGGTGGCCGAGGGCGATGGCGCCGCCGTTGACGTTGACCTTGTCGGGGTTCGCGCCGGTCTCCTTCAGCCAGGCCAGGACGACCGGCGCGAACGCCTCGTTGATCTCCACGAGGTCGATGTCGTCGATCGACAGGCCGGTCTTCTTCAGGGCGTGCGCGGTGGCCGGTATGGGCGCGGTGAGCATCCGGATGGGGTCCTCGCCGCGCACCGAGAGGTGGTGCACGCGCGCGCGGGGTGTCAGCCCGTGCTCGCGCACCGCCCGCGCGGAGGCGAGCAGCATGGCCGCCGCGCCGTCGGAGACCTGGGAGGAGCAGGCGGCGGTGACGGTACCGCCGTCGACGATTGGGTTCAGCGCGGCCATCTTCTCCAGCGAGGTGTCCCGGCGCGGGCCCTCGTCGGCCAGGACGTCGCCGTAGGCCACCAGTTCCCGGTCGAAGCGCCCCTCGTCGATCGCGCGCACCGCCCGCTCGTGGGAGCGCAACGCGAACTCCTCCTGGTCGCGCCGGGTGATGCCCCACTTCGCGGCGATCATCTCGGCGCCGGCGAACTGGTTCACCGGCTTGTTGCCGTACCGCGCCCGCCAGCCCTCGCTGCCCGCGAAGGGCCCCTGGGTCAGCCCGAGCGGCTCGGCGGCCTGCCGGGTGGCGAAGGCGATCGGGATCATCGACATGTTCTGCACGCCGCCGGCCACGACCAGGTCCTGGGTGCCGGAGAGCACACCCTGCGCGGCGAAGTGCACGGCCTGCTGGGAGGATCCGCACTGCCGGTCGACGGTCACCCCGGGCACCTCCTCGGGCAGTCCGGCCGCCAGCCAGCAGGTCCGCGCGATGTCCCCGGCCTGCGGTCCCACGGCGTCCAGGCAGCCGAAGACCACGTCCTCGACGGCCACCGGGTCGACGCCGGTGCGCGCCATCAGCTCCCGCAGCACATGGGCGCCGAGGTCGGCCGGATGCGCCTGGCCGAGCCCTCCCCCGCGCCGCCCCACGGGCGTACGGACCGCTTCGACGATGTAGGCCTCGGTCATGGCAACTCCCCTGCGGGAACGGTGGTTTAGGTGCGTACGGCGATCCCGTCCAGCACCATCGACAGGTACTGCCGGGCGATCTCCTCGGGGCTGTGGTGTCCGCCGGGCCGGTACCAGGACGCGGCGACCCACACCGTGTCCCGCACGAACCGGTAGGTGAGCCGGACGTCGAGGTCGGCCCGGAAGACCCGGTCCGCGACGCCGCGCTCCAGCGTGGACAGCCACGCCTTCTCGAACCGCAGCTGGGACTCGGCGAGGAACGCGAACCGCTCCTGTGCCACCAGCTGCTTGCTCTCCTTCTGGTAGATCGCGACGGCGGCGCGGTGCCGGTCGATCTCCCGGAACGACTCGGTGACCAGCGCTTCGAGGGTCTCCCGCGGCCCCAGCTCGGCGCCCAGGACAGTGTCGTAGCCGTCCCACAGCTCGTCGAGGAAGGTGCTCAGGATCTCCTCCAGCATCGATTCCTTGGAGTCGAAGTGGTAGTAGAGGCTGCCCGCGAGCATGCCCGCGTGGTCCGCGATCTTGCGTACGGTGGTGGCGTTGTAGCCCTGCTCGGCGAAGACCTCGGCGGCGATGTCGAGGAGTTCGCGGCGGCGCGCGGGCGCGGCCGTCACCTGGGGCTTCTTCTTGGTCGGCACGGTTCCATTCTCGTCCTACGGGTGCTGTCCGCTGACGGAGACGACCTCGCCGGTCAGGTACGAGGAGTATCCGGAGGCCAGGAACACGATCACGTTGGCCACCTCCCAGGGCTCCGCGTACCGCCCGAAGGCCTCCCGCGCGGTGAGTTCCGCGAGCAGTTCGGGTGAGGTCACCTTGACCAGGTGCGGGTGCATGGCGAGGCTCGGGGCCACGGCGTTGACACGGACGCCGTACTCGGCGGCCTCCAGCGCGGCGCACCTGGTGAGGGCCATGACGCCGGCTTTCGCGGCGGCGTAGTGCGCCTGCCCGGCCTGCGCCCGCCAGCCCAGCACGGACGCGTTGTTCACGATCACCCCGCCGCTCTCCCGCATCCGCCGCAGAGCCGCCCGGGTGCACCGGAAGGTGCCGTTCAGCGTCACGTCCAGCACCCTCGACCACTGTTCGTCGGTCATGTCGACGAGGGCGGAAGTCCCGCCGAGCCCGGCGTTGTTGACGACGACGTCGAGCCGGCCGTGTTGCCGCACGGCCGTGTCGAAGAGGGCGGTCACCTGGGCCTCGTCGGTGACGTCACAGGGCGTGGCCGTCACGGCTCCCGGGAACTCCCGGCCCAGTTCGGCCTCGTACTCCTTCAGGCGCCGGGTGTGCGCGTCGCTGATCAGTACGCGGGCGCCCTCCTCCAGGAAGCGGCGCGCGGTGGCCCCGCCGATGCCCGCGCCCGCGGCCGCCGTGATGACGGCGGTACGGCCCTTCAGCAGCCCGTGCCCTGGCGGGCAGTCCGGGCTCTCGACGCCTGTCATAGGGGCACGCTAACCTACCAAACACTTGTTAGGGAAGGAGCGGCGGCCGATGGATCTGACGTTCACCGAGGACGAGACGGCACTGCGCACCGAGGCCCGCGCCTGGCTGCGCGCCCATGTGCCCGCCGAGCCGCTGCCGTCTCTGGAGACCGAGGAGGGCTTCGCGGCGCACCGCGCCTGGGAGGCCGAGCTGGCCGCGGACCGCTGGTCGGTGGTCAACTGGCCGACGGAGTACGGCGGCCGGGGCGCCTCGCTGGTGCAGTGGCTGCTGTTCGAGGAGGAGTACTACGCGGCGGGCGCGCCGGGCCGGGTGAGCCAGAACGGCATCCAGTTGCTCGCACCGACGCTGTTCGACTTCGGTACGGCCGGGCAGCGGGCCCGGGTGCTGCCGCCGATGGCCCGCGGCGAGGTGGTGTGGGCGCAGGCGTGGTCGGAGCCGGAGGCGGGTTCGGACCTGGCGTCGCTGCGGTCGCGGGCCACCCGCGCGGAGGGCGGCTGGCTGCTGTCCGGGCAGAAGACGTGGTCCTCACGCGCCGCCTTCGCGGACCGCGCCTTCGGCCTGTTCCGCAGCGACCCGGCAGCGGAGAAGCCCCATCAGGGCCTGACCTACCTGATGTTCGACCTGCGCGCCCCCGGTGTCACGGTCCGCCCGATCCGCCGCCTGGACGGCAGACCGGCCTTCGCCGAGCTGTTCCTGGACGAGGTGTTCGTACCGGACGAGGACGTGATCGGCGAGCCGGGGCAGGGCTGGCGGATCGCGATGTCCACGGCGGGCAACGAACGCGGTCTGACGCTGCGCTCCCCGGGCCGCTTCCTGGCCGCCGCCGACCGGCTGGCCGGGCTGTGGCGGGCCAAGGGGGGCCCTGCGTCGGCGCGTGACCGGGTCGCGGACGCCCTGATCGGCGCCCGCGCCTACCAGCTGTTCACCTTCGCCACCGCCTCCCGCTTCCTGGACGGCGAGCGGATCGGCCCCGAGTCCAGCATGAACAAGGTCTTCTGGTCGGAGTACGACATCGCGCTGCACGAGACGGCGCTCGATCTCCTCGGCGAGGAGGGGGAGTTGGCGGACACCGAGTGGGCCGAGCGGTATGTCTTCTCCCTCGCGGGCCCGATCTATGCCGGGACGAACGAGATCCAGCGGGACATCATCGCCGAACGGCTGCTGGGCCTGCCGAAAGGACGCCGCTGATGCGCCTCCTGCCCGACGCCGAACAGCGGGCGTTCGTCTCCTCCCTGGACGCGATGCTCGGCTCCGCGGACACCCCGGCGGTCGTCCGGGAGTGGAGCCGGGGCGAGCATGCGCGCGGGCGCGCGCTGTGGGGCCGTATCGAGGAGGCCGGGGTGTTCGGTCTCGCCGTACCGGAGAAGTACGGGGGGTATGGGCTGCGGCCCGTCGAACTCGCCCTGGCCTTCGTCGAGTTGGGCCGGTACGCCGTACCCGGCCCGCTGGTCGAGACCGTCACGGCGGCCGTCCTGCTCGCCGAGTGCGGAATGACCGTGTCCGGTATGGCGACGGTGGCCTGCGGCAGCCCGTACGCCCTGGACGGAGACGCGGCCGATCTCCGCCTCGTCCTCACCCCCGAAGGCCTGTTCCGCTCCCCCGGACACGGCCCGGTCCGCCCGTCCCTCGACCCCGCCCGCCGCCTCACCACCCTGGAGAAGGGCGAACTCCTCACCACGGCCCCGCCCACCGAGCAGGCCCTCGCCCTGGCCCGTCTCACTACTGCGGCGCAGGCCCTCGGCGTCGGCCTCACCCTGCTCGACAAGACCATCACCCACGTCAAGCAGCGCACCCAATTCGGCGCTCCCATAGGCTCGTTCCAAGCAGTCAAGCACCGGCTGGCCGACGCGAAGATCGCCCTGGAATTCGCCCGCCCGCTCGTCCTGGGCGCCGCGCTCACGCTCGCCCCCGCCGACCTCGCCGCCGCCAAACTCGCGGCCTGTGAGGCGGCGTACGCCACCGCTCGCACCGCGCTCCAACTGCACGGCGCGATGGGTTACACGGCGGAGTGCGATCTCTCCCTGTGGCTGACCAAGGCCCGGGCCCTGCACACCGCTTGGGGCGGCCCACGGGAGTGCCGGGCCGCCGTGCTCAGTGGTGGCGATCGCCGCTGGTGAGCTCCCGGTACTCCTCGGCCGTCGGCTTCGGGATCTGTGTGTCGGGCCCGAACATGGCTCGGGCCAGCCAGGCCCGCAGCCGCTCGGAGCGCTTCACCCGGCGCCGCACACCGCCCGCGTCGACCACCGGGCCGATCTCGTAGGGCGGGTTCTGCTCATGCTGGGTGAGGGTGAACAGCTCCATCTGCGTGATGGGTTCGTGGACCTCGATGAACTCGCCGTCCGGCAGCCGTTTGATGGTGCCCGTCTCCCTGCCGTGCAGCACCTTGTTCCGGTCGCGGCGCTGGAGGCCGAGACAGATCCGGTTGGTGACGAAGAACGCGAGCACCGGCACCACGAACGCGGCGATCCGCACGAACCACGTGATGTCGTTGATGGACAGGTGCAGATGGGTGGCCACGATGTCGTTGCCGCCGCCGATCAGCAGCACCGTGTACAGGCTGAGCCAGGCCACGCCGAGTGCGGTGCGCACGGGTGCGTTGCGCGGCCGGTCCAGGATGTGATGCTCGCGCTTGTCGCCGGTGACCCACGCCTCGATGAAGGGATACACCCCGAGGGCGAGCAGGATCAGCGGGAAGAGCGAGAAGGGGATGAACACGCCCAGCGCCAGCGTGTGGCCCCAGGCGTTGATCTCCCATCCCGGCATCACCCGGATCAGTCCCTCGGAGAAGCCCAGATACCAGTCGGGTTGCGCACCCGTGGTCACCAGGTCCGGGCGATACGGCCCGAAGGCCCACACGGGGTTGATGCTGGCGATGCCGCCCATGATGGTCAGCACACCGAACACGAGGAAGAAGAAGCCGCCCGCCTTGGCCATGTAGACCGGCAGGAAGGGCATGCCGACCACCGACTTGTTGTTCCTGCCGGGCCCCGGATACTGCGTGTGCTTGTGGTAGAAGACCAGCGTCAGATGGGCGACGACCAGGCCCAGCATGATCCCTGGCAGCAGCAGGACGTGGATCGGGAAGAACCTCGAAATGATGTCGTGGCCCGGGAACTCCCCGCCGAAAAGGAAGAACGACAGATACGTGCCGACGACCGGGACGGACAGGATCGCGCCCTGCGCGAAGCGCACGCCGGTGCCGGACAGCAGGTCGTCAGGGAGCGAGTAACCGGTCAGGCCGGTGATGATGGCGAGCATCAGCAGCGTCCAGCCGAACACCCAGTTGAGCTCGCGCGGCTTGCGGAACGCGCCGGTGAAGAAGACCCGCATCATGTGCACGAACATGCCGGCGACGAAGACCACCGCCGCCCAGTGGTGGATCTGCCGGATCAGCAGCCCGCCGCGGACGTCGAAGCTGATGTCGAGTGTGGACTCGTAGGCCCTGGTCATGATCACGCCGTTGAGGGGCTCGTAGGAGCCGTTGTAGACGACCTCGACGCCGCTCG
Encoded proteins:
- a CDS encoding TetR/AcrR family transcriptional regulator gives rise to the protein MPTKKKPQVTAAPARRRELLDIAAEVFAEQGYNATTVRKIADHAGMLAGSLYYHFDSKESMLEEILSTFLDELWDGYDTVLGAELGPRETLEALVTESFREIDRHRAAVAIYQKESKQLVAQERFAFLAESQLRFEKAWLSTLERGVADRVFRADLDVRLTYRFVRDTVWVAASWYRPGGHHSPEEIARQYLSMVLDGIAVRT
- a CDS encoding acetyl-CoA C-acetyltransferase, whose protein sequence is MTEAYIVEAVRTPVGRRGGGLGQAHPADLGAHVLRELMARTGVDPVAVEDVVFGCLDAVGPQAGDIARTCWLAAGLPEEVPGVTVDRQCGSSQQAVHFAAQGVLSGTQDLVVAGGVQNMSMIPIAFATRQAAEPLGLTQGPFAGSEGWRARYGNKPVNQFAGAEMIAAKWGITRRDQEEFALRSHERAVRAIDEGRFDRELVAYGDVLADEGPRRDTSLEKMAALNPIVDGGTVTAACSSQVSDGAAAMLLASARAVREHGLTPRARVHHLSVRGEDPIRMLTAPIPATAHALKKTGLSIDDIDLVEINEAFAPVVLAWLKETGANPDKVNVNGGAIALGHPLGATGVRLMTTLLHELERTGGRFGLQTMCEGGGQANVTIIERV
- a CDS encoding SIMPL domain-containing protein, whose amino-acid sequence is MTETIKEPWGLSVFGAGDVRAEPQLVRVKLGVEVLEPAPEAAFHEAGAAVTRLREVLRGHGIPDASVSGSRLRLNSEYGHANGTRKFLGYYCQAQYVIETEALDDLQQLMVDVVEAGARSIDSVEFDVHDKPALRDEARRRAVTAARRKAEVYADAAGVHLGPVVHIQDVDAESYEFRQYRGHGGGGGGASANDLAPGMVQVAAGVVLGFSLGR
- a CDS encoding SDR family oxidoreductase, with the protein product MTGVESPDCPPGHGLLKGRTAVITAAAGAGIGGATARRFLEEGARVLISDAHTRRLKEYEAELGREFPGAVTATPCDVTDEAQVTALFDTAVRQHGRLDVVVNNAGLGGTSALVDMTDEQWSRVLDVTLNGTFRCTRAALRRMRESGGVIVNNASVLGWRAQAGQAHYAAAKAGVMALTRCAALEAAEYGVRVNAVAPSLAMHPHLVKVTSPELLAELTAREAFGRYAEPWEVANVIVFLASGYSSYLTGEVVSVSGQHP
- a CDS encoding cytochrome b, with translation MDGARSVEAAARSVRSRREAPGKGEKLADWADGRLGIYTLAKANMRKLFPDHPSFLLGEIALYSFIVLIVTGVWLTLFFEPSGVEVVYNGSYEPLNGVIMTRAYESTLDISFDVRGGLLIRQIHHWAAVVFVAGMFVHMMRVFFTGAFRKPRELNWVFGWTLLMLAIITGLTGYSLPDDLLSGTGVRFAQGAILSVPVVGTYLSFFLFGGEFPGHDIISRFFPIHVLLLPGIMLGLVVAHLTLVFYHKHTQYPGPGRNNKSVVGMPFLPVYMAKAGGFFFLVFGVLTIMGGIASINPVWAFGPYRPDLVTTGAQPDWYLGFSEGLIRVMPGWEINAWGHTLALGVFIPFSLFPLILLALGVYPFIEAWVTGDKREHHILDRPRNAPVRTALGVAWLSLYTVLLIGGGNDIVATHLHLSINDITWFVRIAAFVVPVLAFFVTNRICLGLQRRDRNKVLHGRETGTIKRLPDGEFIEVHEPITQMELFTLTQHEQNPPYEIGPVVDAGGVRRRVKRSERLRAWLARAMFGPDTQIPKPTAEEYRELTSGDRHH
- a CDS encoding acyl-CoA dehydrogenase family protein, whose amino-acid sequence is MDLTFTEDETALRTEARAWLRAHVPAEPLPSLETEEGFAAHRAWEAELAADRWSVVNWPTEYGGRGASLVQWLLFEEEYYAAGAPGRVSQNGIQLLAPTLFDFGTAGQRARVLPPMARGEVVWAQAWSEPEAGSDLASLRSRATRAEGGWLLSGQKTWSSRAAFADRAFGLFRSDPAAEKPHQGLTYLMFDLRAPGVTVRPIRRLDGRPAFAELFLDEVFVPDEDVIGEPGQGWRIAMSTAGNERGLTLRSPGRFLAAADRLAGLWRAKGGPASARDRVADALIGARAYQLFTFATASRFLDGERIGPESSMNKVFWSEYDIALHETALDLLGEEGELADTEWAERYVFSLAGPIYAGTNEIQRDIIAERLLGLPKGRR
- a CDS encoding NAD(P)H-dependent flavin oxidoreductase encodes the protein METALTRLTGVRHPLVQTGMGWVAGPRLVSATANAGALGILASATMTVDRLREAVREVKSRTDAPFGVNLRADAADAGDRVRVIVDEGVRVASFALAPSPGLIAELKEAGVVVIPTVGARRHAEKVAGWGADAVIVQGGEGGGHTGEVATSVLLPQVVDAVRIPVVAAGGFFDGRGLVAALAYGAAGVAMGTRFLLTSDSTVPDAVKARYLAATVRDVTVTTAVDGLPHRMLRTELVESLERSGRTKALVGAVRRAAGFQRLSGLSWRRMIQDGRALRHGKDLTWSQVLLAANTPMLLKASMVDGRTDLGVMASGQVAGVIDDLPSCAELVDRIMAEAVQTLGALAAGGASMRA
- a CDS encoding acyl-CoA dehydrogenase family protein, producing MRLLPDAEQRAFVSSLDAMLGSADTPAVVREWSRGEHARGRALWGRIEEAGVFGLAVPEKYGGYGLRPVELALAFVELGRYAVPGPLVETVTAAVLLAECGMTVSGMATVACGSPYALDGDAADLRLVLTPEGLFRSPGHGPVRPSLDPARRLTTLEKGELLTTAPPTEQALALARLTTAAQALGVGLTLLDKTITHVKQRTQFGAPIGSFQAVKHRLADAKIALEFARPLVLGAALTLAPADLAAAKLAACEAAYATARTALQLHGAMGYTAECDLSLWLTKARALHTAWGGPRECRAAVLSGGDRRW